In the Arachis ipaensis cultivar K30076 chromosome B10, Araip1.1, whole genome shotgun sequence genome, one interval contains:
- the LOC107622850 gene encoding ubiquitin domain-containing protein DSK2b has translation MGGDSAAERSTDSKVSEPVSINIRCSNGSKFSVQICLDSTVGSFKEVIAGSCDIPAGQQRLIYKGRILKDDQTLRSYGLEADHTIHLVRGFTPSNTGGGTNTSGTNTATTNARSTGAAEGGGLGGLGLGASLFPGLGLNGMGGNNLFGEGFPDLEQMQQPFISNPNLMREIMNTPAMQNLINNPEIVRNLIMSNPQMQELMDRNPELAHILNDPSTLRQTLEATRNPEIMREMMRNTDRAMSNIEASPEGFNMLRRMYENVQEPFLNATTMAGNTGGNNTPLSGTQARDQSTNPSTTSSEATAGSPLPNTNPLPNPWSSTGTGGAQNNNRRSTPAGGDARPQAPTGLGGLGLPDLQGMLGGNAMPDPALMAQLMQNPAISNMMQSMLSNPQTLNQMLGANADQRGMPDLNSLREVMQNPEFLRLFSSPETLQQLMSFQQALLSQLGQQQPRESGQTGGGTGPLNNLAGLELLSSMFGGLGTGSLAVPNRSNEPPEQLYATQLSQLQEMGFFDTQENIRALIATSGNVHAAVERLLGNPGQ, from the exons ATGGGAGGTGACAGTGCCGCAGAAAGGTCTACGGATTCAAAGGTCTCTGAACCCGTCAGCATCAACATTCGGTGTTCCAATGGTTCCAAGTTCTCGGTtcagatttgcctcgattccacCGTCGGATCCTTCAAGGAAGTCATTGCTGGCAGTTGCGATATCCCAGCTGGTCAGCAGCGCCTGATTTACAAGGGTCGGATCCTGAAGGATGATCAGACCCTACGAAGCTATG GCTTGGAGGCAGATCACACCATCCATTTGGTTCGTGGCTTCACACCTTCCAATACAGGTGGGGGCACAAATACCAGTGGCACCAATACCGCCACAACTAATGCCAGAAGTACTGGTGCTGCTGAGGGTGGGGGCTTAGGAGGCCTTGGTCTTGGAGCTTCATTGTTCCCTGGATTAGGTTTGAATGGGATGGGTGGCAATAACCTATTTGGAGAGGGATTTCCGGATCTTGAGCAGATGCAGCAACCATTTATTTCAAATCCCAATTTAATGAGAGAAATTATGAACACACCTGCTATGCAGAACCTAATAAATAATCCTGAGATTGTGCGGAATCTTATAATGAGCAACCCGCAGATGCAGGAGCTCATGGATCGGAATCCCGAGTTAGCTCACATACTTAATGATCCAAGCACCCTCCGCCAGACACTTGAAGCTACAAGGAACCCTGAGATCATGCGTGAAATGATGAGAAATACCGACAGAGCAATGAGCAACATTGAAGCATCTCCTGAGGGATTTAACATGTTGAGGCGCATGTATGAAAATGTTCAAGAACCATTTTTAAATGCTACTACGATGGCTGGAAACACAGGAGGCAACAATACACCACTTTCTGGGACTCAAGCCAGGGACCAATCAACAAATCCCTCAACTACTAGCTCCGAAGCAACTGCTGGTTCTCCATTACCCAATACTAACCCACTCCCCAATCCTTGGTCCTCAACGGGAA CTGGTGGTGCCCAAAATAACAATAGAAGGTCAACCCCTGCTGGTGGGGATGCTAGGCCGCAGGCACCTACTGGCTTAGGAGGGCTTGGACTGCCGGATCTTCAAGGCATGCTGGGCGGCAATGCTATGCCAGATCCTGCTTTAATGGCCCAGTTAATGCAAAATCCAGCTATCTCAAATATGATGCAAAGTATGCTTTCCAACCCACAAACTTTGAATCAG atGCTTGGAGCTAATGCTGATCAGCGTGGCATGCCTGATTTGAATTCTCTTAGAGAAGTGATGCAAAATCCAGAGTTCCTTCGCTTATTTTCTTCACCTGAGACACTGCAG CAACTCATGTCTTTTCAGCAAGCTCTTCTGTCTCAGCTTGGTCAACAACAGCCAcg GGAATCAGGTCAAACTGGCGGAGGCACTG GTCCTTTGAACAACTTGGCAGGTTTGGAGTTGTTATCAAGCATGTTCGGTGGACTTGGAACTGGTAGCCTAGCTGTTCCAAATAGATCAAATG AGCCGCCCGAGCAGTTGTATGCAACCCAGCTTTCTCAGCTTCAAGAAATGGGATTCTTCGACACGCAAGAGAACATAAGGGCCCTTATTGCCACATCCGGTAATGTTCATGCAGCAGTTGAACGACTTCTAGGAAACCCTGGTCAGTAG